A genomic window from Desertibacillus haloalkaliphilus includes:
- a CDS encoding AgrD family cyclic lactone autoinducer peptide: protein MKKAAKYASQMTLALSKVFVSASSPALHAPKIPESLKKAK, encoded by the coding sequence GTGAAAAAAGCTGCAAAATACGCATCACAAATGACGCTTGCCCTATCTAAGGTATTTGTTAGTGCTTCTAGTCCCGCATTACATGCTCCAAAAATTCCCGAAAGCTTAAAGAAAGCGAAATAA
- a CDS encoding accessory gene regulator ArgB-like protein, producing MFERWAMACADHIKKSNPDETEPHDILVFGFTIVINLLFTFLLALVLGALLGVLALTLQVILSFMLLRVLTGGAHLESSLACSIASLFLISAFVWLPVSPWLMYVYFISTIILIVLYAPYYEPHQVQHSTEWERKKKYAAIGSVCMGMLIYLLFGQPGFVFGSLLQALLLTPASITLTYKLNTLINNGR from the coding sequence TTGTTTGAGAGATGGGCGATGGCCTGTGCCGACCATATAAAAAAGTCTAATCCTGATGAAACAGAGCCGCATGATATTCTTGTATTCGGATTTACGATCGTCATTAATTTGTTGTTTACTTTTTTATTAGCACTAGTATTGGGTGCATTACTAGGTGTATTGGCATTAACATTACAAGTGATCCTATCATTTATGCTCCTTCGTGTTTTAACTGGAGGAGCTCACCTTGAAAGCTCGCTTGCTTGTTCAATTGCGTCTCTATTTTTAATTAGTGCTTTTGTGTGGCTACCTGTCTCTCCTTGGCTCATGTATGTTTATTTTATTAGTACGATCATTTTAATAGTCTTATATGCACCTTACTATGAGCCACATCAAGTACAGCATTCAACAGAGTGGGAGAGGAAAAAGAAATACGCTGCTATCGGTTCTGTTTGTATGGGTATGCTTATCTATCTACTTTTTGGACAACCTGGTTTTGTTTTTGGTTCACTACTACAAGCTTTGTTACTAACACCAGCTAGTATTACATTAACGTATAAACTCAATACATTGATCAATAATGGGAGATGA